From Paenibacillus sp. V4I7, one genomic window encodes:
- a CDS encoding metallophosphoesterase family protein codes for MQHQLAFREDRTFTIAQFTDLHWENGEDEDQQTRRLMEEVLDAEHPDLVVFTGDVIYTGYGASGESVCKHPHQAFRDAVHTAESRGIPWAVVFGNHDTETTITRDELMKTVLEHSHTVTQRGPEEINGVGNYTLSISGPNGQTAAALYFFDSGDRSVLPHIQGYDWIRSNQIDWYREESRKLQSSIGSQAYPALAFFHIPLQEYKQVWDNETCYGDKFENVCCSPVNSGLFTAMVEMGDVIGTFCGHDHVNDYWGELHGVRLCYGRATGYNTYGKDGFPRGARMIRLREGERSFESWLRLADGTVIMDQPEHNPNV; via the coding sequence GTGCAGCATCAGCTTGCCTTTCGCGAAGATCGCACTTTTACGATTGCCCAGTTCACTGATTTACATTGGGAAAATGGTGAGGATGAAGATCAGCAAACACGTCGTCTAATGGAAGAAGTGCTAGACGCTGAGCATCCTGACCTTGTTGTATTTACGGGCGACGTCATTTACACAGGGTACGGGGCATCCGGTGAATCTGTTTGCAAGCATCCGCACCAAGCGTTTCGCGATGCCGTTCACACGGCCGAATCTCGTGGTATTCCATGGGCTGTTGTGTTCGGTAACCACGATACAGAAACTACCATCACTAGAGATGAGCTCATGAAAACAGTGCTGGAGCATTCCCATACAGTTACCCAGCGTGGACCAGAAGAAATTAACGGTGTTGGCAACTATACATTGTCCATTTCCGGTCCCAATGGTCAGACCGCTGCCGCTTTGTACTTCTTTGATTCCGGGGATCGCTCTGTGCTGCCGCATATCCAAGGTTATGATTGGATTCGCAGCAATCAGATCGACTGGTACAGAGAGGAATCGCGAAAGCTCCAATCGAGTATCGGATCGCAGGCATACCCTGCCTTGGCTTTCTTTCACATCCCGCTTCAGGAGTATAAACAAGTTTGGGACAATGAGACTTGCTACGGCGACAAGTTTGAGAACGTCTGCTGCTCCCCCGTTAACTCAGGACTATTTACTGCCATGGTAGAAATGGGCGATGTCATCGGAACTTTCTGCGGCCACGACCACGTCAACGATTATTGGGGCGAGCTTCACGGAGTACGTCTCTGCTACGGAAGAGCAACAGGTTACAATACCTATGGCAAAGACGGCTTCCCTCGTGGTGCCAGGATGATTCGACTCCGCGAAGGCGAGCGTTCTTTCGAATCCTGGCTGCGACTGGCTGACGGCACGGTAATCATGGATCAACCCGAACACAACCCCAACGTTTAA
- a CDS encoding DUF4091 domain-containing protein, translating into MSDKKVELRCLNSLAKVIAHHELDSRYFLERATTFSNEIYSFQVAYRSEQLIKGIRIEIESPLAECMTVRKVGLAPSELACYGDHDDYIISDHPGLYPDPLMPMDANGEVALPGSWSSLWITVDLKNQHPEGVYPIDVILLSTDGNRMGSERIDLQVLSGSLPKQRLIRTEWFHTDCLANHYNVNVFSEEHWRLIEQYVQTAVKQGINMILTPLFTPPLDTEVGGERTTVQLVEVERDENGYRFDFRLLERWIALGERCGVEYYEFSHLFTQWGAQFAPKIMAAEKGQLKRIFGWETDATGEEYGQFLEALLPKLDQFIKKQGIQDRVFFHVSDEPTLDNLESYRAASSRLSQFLQGYPTFDALSDYEFYAHGLVNTPVVANNHIDSFISRGVDNLWTYYCCAQYKKVSNRFFVFPSERNRIIGFQLYKFDIRGFLHWGYNFWYSQYARKMVNPFVQTDADRAFPSGDAFLVYPGETGPIESIRMVVFYEALQDVRALEMLEGLIGRERTIAIIEEDLAVPLTFSDYPHEPDWIIKKREQINQLIASLAKG; encoded by the coding sequence ATGTCTGATAAAAAGGTTGAATTACGATGTTTGAATTCTTTGGCTAAAGTAATCGCTCATCATGAACTCGATTCCCGTTATTTCCTTGAACGAGCAACAACATTCAGCAACGAAATTTACTCGTTTCAGGTAGCGTATCGCTCGGAGCAGCTTATTAAAGGCATACGCATCGAAATCGAATCACCACTAGCCGAGTGTATGACGGTACGAAAAGTTGGATTGGCGCCAAGTGAATTAGCATGTTATGGCGATCATGATGATTATATAATCAGTGATCATCCGGGTCTGTATCCCGATCCGTTGATGCCTATGGATGCAAATGGCGAGGTTGCTTTACCTGGGAGCTGGAGCTCTCTATGGATAACGGTGGATCTCAAAAATCAACATCCAGAAGGAGTGTACCCAATTGATGTGATATTGCTATCTACTGATGGCAATCGGATGGGTTCAGAGCGCATCGATTTGCAAGTATTAAGCGGTTCTTTGCCCAAGCAAAGGTTGATTCGAACCGAATGGTTTCATACGGATTGTTTGGCCAATCATTACAATGTGAATGTCTTCAGCGAAGAGCATTGGAGACTTATAGAGCAATATGTTCAAACTGCGGTCAAACAAGGGATCAATATGATTTTAACACCATTATTCACGCCTCCATTGGATACAGAAGTTGGCGGTGAGCGGACTACTGTGCAGTTAGTAGAGGTAGAGCGTGATGAGAATGGGTACCGATTTGATTTTCGCTTACTGGAGAGATGGATAGCACTTGGAGAACGCTGCGGGGTTGAATATTATGAGTTTTCTCATTTATTTACGCAATGGGGGGCACAGTTTGCGCCCAAAATCATGGCTGCGGAAAAGGGGCAGCTGAAGCGAATATTTGGTTGGGAAACAGATGCAACTGGAGAAGAATATGGCCAGTTCCTAGAGGCACTTTTACCTAAATTGGATCAGTTTATCAAAAAGCAGGGCATTCAGGATCGCGTGTTTTTCCACGTTTCGGACGAACCGACCTTGGACAATTTGGAGTCATATCGAGCAGCAAGTAGCCGGTTGAGCCAGTTCCTTCAAGGCTATCCTACGTTCGACGCACTTTCGGACTATGAATTTTACGCACATGGCCTTGTGAACACACCAGTGGTTGCCAACAATCATATTGATTCCTTTATTAGCCGCGGCGTGGATAACCTTTGGACTTATTATTGCTGTGCGCAGTACAAAAAAGTATCAAATCGATTCTTTGTATTTCCTTCGGAGAGAAATCGGATCATTGGATTCCAGTTATATAAATTTGATATACGAGGATTTTTACATTGGGGGTATAACTTCTGGTATTCACAATATGCACGTAAAATGGTGAATCCATTTGTCCAAACGGATGCAGATCGAGCTTTTCCTTCTGGGGATGCCTTCCTTGTATATCCAGGAGAAACGGGACCTATCGAATCCATTCGAATGGTTGTATTTTATGAAGCTTTGCAAGATGTAAGGGCGCTTGAAATGTTAGAAGGTTTGATTGGTCGCGAGAGAACTATTGCCATCATTGAAGAAGATCTTGCTGTGCCATTAACATTCAGCGATTATCCGCATGAACCCGACTGGATTATTAAGAAGCGTGAGCAGATCAATCAACTTATTGCTTCGCTGGCTAAAGGATGA
- a CDS encoding DeoR/GlpR family DNA-binding transcription regulator, which yields MSLTYEDRRMTILNHLEMEGKVQVHHLSEMLNVSTETVRRDLDRLEKEGKLRKVYGGAVKMRMELVEPPFLKRTQMMKSEKTAIGKLAASLVQDGETIMLDNGTTTIEILPYLKDRTNVTLITHSVPILNLAMETFRGRIIFAGGEVNVEYQAATGSLTDQMLDQFKVNKAFISVGGISLADGITDFHLAEAIISRKMMQRAEESILVADHSKFGMSTFARVSKLEEISMLITDSGCSKEWIDTIEALGIEVLISD from the coding sequence ATGTCATTAACATACGAAGATCGCAGGATGACCATCCTGAACCATTTGGAGATGGAAGGGAAAGTACAGGTGCATCACCTGTCTGAGATGCTTAACGTCTCGACGGAAACGGTGCGGCGGGACTTAGATCGGCTAGAGAAGGAAGGCAAGCTTCGCAAAGTGTACGGAGGCGCTGTCAAAATGCGCATGGAGCTTGTTGAGCCTCCCTTTCTCAAGAGGACCCAAATGATGAAGTCAGAGAAAACAGCGATCGGCAAGCTGGCTGCCTCTTTAGTCCAAGACGGCGAAACGATCATGCTGGATAACGGCACAACGACGATTGAAATTTTGCCTTACTTGAAGGATCGAACGAATGTAACCTTGATCACCCATTCTGTGCCGATTCTCAATTTGGCCATGGAAACGTTCCGGGGAAGAATTATCTTCGCAGGCGGGGAAGTGAACGTCGAGTATCAAGCTGCAACAGGCTCCCTGACGGATCAGATGCTGGATCAATTTAAAGTGAACAAAGCGTTTATCTCCGTAGGAGGCATCTCACTCGCGGACGGCATTACTGACTTCCATTTAGCTGAAGCCATTATTTCGCGAAAAATGATGCAGCGAGCCGAGGAATCCATTCTGGTAGCGGATCATTCCAAATTCGGTATGTCTACGTTCGCTAGAGTGTCAAAGCTCGAGGAAATCTCGATGCTCATTACCGATTCAGGCTGTTCGAAGGAATGGATCGATACGATTGAGGCGCTCGGCATTGAAGTGCTGATCAGCGACTAA
- a CDS encoding ABC transporter substrate-binding protein, which translates to MKRRSQLKVLPIAATILALTLATACGNAGSTKDKGSTAPTATADSKEPVKVTLWTPMNPNAKAVVKSLNELPMVKEWAKKTNVTFDFQHSSGNTPQDDVQQYGVMVASNNLPDSMLWNWNSVQGGTSKMFKDGTIIKLNDLIEKNAPNLKKIMDANPQIAKQIKADNGDIYAMPHLKVGQYGQYKTFSGMVIRQDWLDELGLKTPETIDEWETVLKAFKEKKGAIPFTLNKSYPMSFADFAGAYGVTGMSTIANANSFYIDNGKVKFGPAQPEFKQYLTTMQKWYKEGLIDPDFASNDTKTMDAKVTSGKAGAFYGFIGGSIGTYTPALQKTDPKAKLSAVQYPVLKKGDEPKFVQASWEYDNIGTVITSANKHAAETVKALDYLYSEEGAMLKNFGIEGQTYTKVDGQPKYTDLILKNPDNLPISQAMAKYFIANYGFSGLDDDRYNDQYYQLPAQKDAVKLYAKYANNAYKVILPPVVLSTDEAKESAKILNDVSTLLTEQITKIVMGAAKVEDYDKTIEQVKKMNMDRAVEIYQAATDRYNKR; encoded by the coding sequence ATGAAAAGAAGATCTCAACTAAAAGTATTGCCTATTGCGGCAACCATTCTAGCTCTAACGCTTGCAACTGCTTGCGGAAACGCTGGATCTACAAAAGATAAGGGCAGCACAGCGCCAACCGCAACTGCTGATTCTAAAGAACCTGTGAAGGTGACATTATGGACACCGATGAATCCGAATGCGAAAGCAGTCGTCAAAAGCTTAAACGAGCTGCCTATGGTGAAAGAGTGGGCCAAGAAGACAAATGTAACATTTGACTTCCAACATTCATCTGGAAACACACCGCAAGATGATGTTCAGCAATACGGTGTCATGGTTGCTTCTAATAATTTGCCGGATTCGATGCTCTGGAACTGGAACAGTGTACAGGGCGGAACATCCAAAATGTTCAAAGACGGCACGATTATTAAACTGAATGATTTAATTGAAAAGAATGCGCCGAATTTGAAAAAAATTATGGACGCAAATCCTCAAATCGCCAAACAAATCAAGGCGGATAACGGTGATATTTACGCAATGCCTCACCTGAAGGTTGGTCAATACGGCCAGTACAAAACGTTCAGCGGCATGGTCATTCGTCAGGATTGGCTGGATGAGCTCGGATTGAAAACGCCGGAAACGATTGATGAGTGGGAAACGGTGCTAAAAGCGTTTAAAGAGAAGAAAGGCGCTATTCCTTTCACATTGAACAAATCCTACCCGATGTCATTTGCTGACTTCGCAGGCGCATACGGTGTTACGGGCATGTCTACGATTGCCAACGCGAACAGCTTCTATATCGATAATGGAAAAGTGAAATTCGGGCCTGCACAACCAGAGTTCAAGCAATATTTGACGACGATGCAAAAATGGTACAAGGAAGGTCTGATCGATCCAGACTTCGCTTCCAATGACACCAAAACGATGGATGCGAAAGTAACTTCCGGCAAAGCGGGAGCATTCTACGGTTTCATCGGCGGAAGCATCGGTACGTATACGCCAGCGCTGCAGAAGACAGACCCGAAAGCGAAGCTCTCTGCTGTCCAATATCCAGTTTTGAAAAAGGGTGACGAGCCTAAATTTGTGCAAGCGTCATGGGAATACGACAACATCGGAACGGTCATTACAAGTGCGAATAAGCATGCGGCAGAAACGGTAAAAGCCTTGGACTATCTGTATAGCGAAGAAGGCGCGATGCTCAAAAACTTCGGTATCGAAGGTCAAACGTACACGAAAGTAGACGGTCAACCGAAATACACGGACCTGATTTTGAAAAATCCAGACAACCTGCCGATCAGTCAAGCGATGGCTAAATATTTTATTGCCAACTACGGCTTCTCTGGTTTGGATGATGACCGTTACAACGATCAGTATTATCAATTGCCAGCACAAAAAGATGCCGTGAAACTATACGCTAAATATGCGAATAATGCCTATAAAGTGATACTGCCGCCTGTGGTTCTGTCTACGGATGAAGCTAAGGAGTCAGCGAAAATTTTGAACGACGTGAGTACGCTGTTGACGGAGCAAATTACTAAAATTGTAATGGGTGCCGCAAAGGTTGAAGATTACGATAAAACGATAGAACAAGTGAAAAAGATGAATATGGACCGTGCTGTGGAGATCTACCAAGCGGCAACAGATCGTTACAACAAACGCTAA
- a CDS encoding sugar ABC transporter permease — protein MANSIRVLLDDIRKNRAIYLMVLPVVLYFFIFKYFPMYGAVIAFKDFSPAKGIWGSDWVGFQHFKDFFQSYYFIRVLRNTFLISFYNLIFGFPAPIILAILLNELRQKLFKSIVQTVSYLPHFISIVVISGLIIDFTNRGGIVNSIIMFFGGQDSALMNNAENFRTIFVSTSVWQELGWSSIIYLAALSGINPELYEAVRVDGAGRFRQIWSVTLPGLIPTIMILLILRIGGLMEVGFEKVVLLYNPNTYETADVISSFVYREGLAQGNDYSYTTAVGLFQSMINFILLISANSLSRRFSGNRLW, from the coding sequence ATGGCCAATTCCATTCGGGTTTTACTAGATGACATAAGAAAAAATCGCGCGATCTACCTGATGGTACTGCCGGTTGTGCTGTACTTCTTCATTTTTAAATATTTCCCGATGTATGGCGCAGTTATCGCCTTCAAGGATTTTAGTCCTGCGAAAGGCATTTGGGGCAGCGATTGGGTAGGTTTTCAACATTTCAAAGATTTCTTTCAAAGCTATTATTTTATCCGCGTGCTGCGCAATACGTTTCTGATCAGCTTTTATAACTTGATATTCGGCTTCCCAGCACCGATTATTCTTGCGATCCTTTTGAATGAGCTACGCCAGAAGCTTTTCAAATCAATTGTGCAGACGGTTTCCTACTTGCCGCATTTCATCTCGATTGTGGTCATTTCTGGGTTAATTATTGACTTCACGAACCGCGGAGGTATTGTAAACTCCATCATTATGTTCTTCGGCGGGCAAGATTCTGCCCTCATGAATAATGCAGAGAATTTCCGTACCATTTTCGTCAGCACGTCTGTTTGGCAAGAACTCGGTTGGTCATCCATCATTTATTTGGCCGCGCTTAGCGGGATAAACCCCGAGTTGTACGAAGCTGTTCGCGTTGATGGGGCAGGAAGGTTCCGGCAAATCTGGAGTGTAACGCTTCCGGGACTCATTCCAACGATTATGATTTTGCTCATTCTTCGAATTGGCGGATTGATGGAGGTCGGCTTCGAGAAGGTCGTTCTGCTTTATAATCCAAATACGTATGAAACTGCGGATGTGATTTCGTCCTTTGTTTATCGCGAAGGGCTTGCACAAGGGAATGATTATAGCTATACAACGGCCGTGGGGCTATTTCAATCCATGATCAACTTCATTTTACTTATTAGCGCTAACAGCTTATCCCGCCGATTCTCCGGCAACCGGTTGTGGTAG
- a CDS encoding carbohydrate ABC transporter permease, producing MKLSATERLFDIGNAILMILLIVCTLYPFYYVFMASISDSNLLIQHSGLLLKPLGFNLDAFQKVIANPNILTGYGNTLLILIVGTAVNLFFTTIGAYALSRKFMMRKFLMICIVFTMYFSGGLIPTYLLINNYLHMGNSYLALILPVAISTWNLIIMRTSFEAIPEGLLESAKIDGAGEYRILFQIVVPLSMPVIAVMVLYYGVAHWNSWFNAMLFLHDREMFPLQLILREILVQNSTDSMTTGTGNANDTQAIGESIKYATIMVATLPILIAYPFLQKYFVKGVMVGALKE from the coding sequence ATGAAATTAAGCGCAACTGAGCGTCTATTCGATATCGGTAATGCGATTCTGATGATATTGCTTATCGTCTGTACGTTGTACCCGTTCTACTATGTTTTCATGGCTTCCATCAGTGATTCCAATTTGCTAATCCAGCACTCCGGCTTGTTGTTGAAACCACTGGGGTTTAACCTCGACGCTTTTCAGAAAGTGATTGCAAATCCCAACATTTTGACGGGGTATGGGAATACTTTGCTCATCTTGATTGTGGGTACGGCGGTTAATCTGTTTTTTACGACGATCGGAGCGTACGCACTGTCCAGGAAGTTCATGATGCGAAAGTTCTTGATGATCTGTATCGTGTTTACGATGTATTTCAGCGGCGGATTGATTCCGACATATTTGTTAATCAACAACTATCTGCACATGGGAAATAGCTACCTTGCCCTCATCTTACCTGTGGCGATCAGCACGTGGAACTTGATTATTATGCGAACTTCGTTCGAAGCCATCCCAGAGGGCTTGTTGGAATCAGCTAAGATCGACGGGGCAGGCGAATACCGCATTTTGTTTCAGATTGTAGTGCCTCTGTCCATGCCTGTTATTGCCGTAATGGTGCTTTACTATGGCGTAGCCCACTGGAATTCCTGGTTTAATGCCATGCTGTTTCTGCACGATCGGGAGATGTTCCCGCTGCAGCTGATTCTTCGAGAAATTCTGGTGCAAAACAGCACGGATTCGATGACCACTGGAACGGGGAATGCGAACGACACGCAAGCGATTGGGGAAAGTATTAAATACGCAACGATCATGGTGGCTACATTGCCTATTCTGATTGCCTATCCTTTTTTACAGAAATATTTTGTGAAAGGCGTCATGGTTGGAGCGCTCAAAGAATAA
- a CDS encoding helix-turn-helix domain-containing protein has protein sequence MKRSVFLFWLYSNLTILCIPIVITMLVLFQSQHLLNSEVIRSNKALLNQVKQSLDNQFKDIKRMGLQLSLDPKVIKYVNQADFNNSQVKIDTLDLITSLRSYAASNGDINDLYVYMKKDHFGVTTSTMNQDELLFQLLHAKNKGITMKQWSDSMEKIYYGNFLQFADNDMVYMQSLPIQNASEAPATLVVMLNAERLKAAISNIQIAQAGSVLILDSTNKLLMTAGDSDHVSDIDFEQIQSAEGSFSQKWGKEEVTVSYVSSVENEWKYVSIVPTKIYSAKVSQLRSWIYAGLFMCIFVGGPMSIWLTRRHYMPIRRMVDLVSPKVKSNLEGIGNEFSLLQSFMSENEALQVTANRTIQKQQDVLRSHFLARLLKGRVESGSALAQSMESFDLRFETNRFAVLLFHIGDYAALFADSGTRDAESKLQYVYYIVTNITEELIGRKHTVFTTEVDGMIAFLVNIQNEDEVRTKQELIEIAQEAQTIIQGKFYIQLTIGISDIHPLLTGIPQGFDEALEALEYKFVIGPSQIIPFDRIKRPKNELYYPLDMERQLINHIRTGQYEEAMEAVSELIVTNVSDGTLSLQLGKLLMFELIGTILKAIEHLDQGPNELAVEKHELIKQLTQCESFVEIEDEIYKFLKTVCDYVDSKKKSHNTNLKDQVLSYIDEHLADMDLSLTSLSLKFEVNAPYLSRFIKEQSGETFIDYVNKQRVQLAKQLMSETDDTITDITQKVGFSNSNTFIRVFKRYEGITPGQFRKGE, from the coding sequence GTGAAGCGAAGCGTATTTTTATTCTGGCTTTACTCGAACTTAACCATTCTATGTATTCCCATCGTCATCACGATGTTGGTTCTTTTTCAGTCGCAGCATTTATTGAACTCGGAGGTCATTCGATCCAACAAAGCGCTGCTTAACCAGGTGAAGCAATCGCTAGACAATCAGTTCAAAGATATTAAGCGAATGGGTCTCCAGCTTTCCCTGGATCCTAAAGTCATTAAGTATGTTAATCAAGCTGATTTCAACAATTCGCAAGTCAAGATTGATACACTGGATCTGATCACTTCGCTTCGTTCGTATGCCGCCTCGAATGGGGATATTAACGATTTATATGTATATATGAAAAAAGATCATTTCGGAGTCACGACATCGACAATGAATCAAGATGAGCTCCTTTTCCAATTGCTTCACGCAAAGAATAAAGGCATCACCATGAAGCAGTGGAGCGACAGTATGGAGAAAATCTACTATGGAAATTTCCTGCAATTCGCTGACAATGACATGGTGTACATGCAGTCACTGCCGATTCAGAATGCCAGCGAAGCGCCGGCAACACTTGTTGTCATGCTGAATGCAGAACGGTTGAAAGCAGCCATCTCGAATATTCAGATTGCCCAAGCTGGCAGTGTGTTAATACTCGATTCCACCAATAAGCTGCTGATGACCGCTGGCGATTCAGATCATGTATCCGATATTGATTTCGAACAGATCCAATCAGCGGAAGGCTCATTTAGTCAAAAATGGGGCAAGGAAGAGGTAACGGTTTCTTACGTTTCTTCCGTTGAAAATGAATGGAAGTATGTGTCCATCGTTCCTACGAAAATTTATTCAGCGAAAGTAAGTCAATTGCGAAGCTGGATTTATGCGGGCTTATTTATGTGTATTTTTGTCGGTGGTCCGATGTCCATCTGGCTGACGCGAAGACATTATATGCCGATCCGCCGTATGGTGGATTTGGTTTCTCCGAAGGTGAAGTCCAATCTCGAAGGTATTGGGAATGAATTCTCACTGCTTCAGTCCTTCATGTCGGAGAATGAAGCTTTGCAGGTTACGGCGAACCGAACCATCCAGAAACAGCAAGACGTGCTGCGCAGCCATTTTCTAGCACGACTGCTCAAAGGCAGAGTCGAGAGCGGTTCTGCACTCGCGCAATCGATGGAATCGTTTGACCTGCGGTTCGAGACGAACCGTTTTGCCGTCTTGCTGTTTCATATCGGCGATTATGCGGCTTTGTTTGCTGACAGCGGGACACGAGATGCGGAGTCCAAATTGCAGTATGTTTATTATATCGTGACGAACATTACGGAAGAGCTGATTGGTCGAAAACATACGGTTTTCACGACCGAAGTGGACGGTATGATTGCTTTTCTGGTTAATATTCAGAATGAAGATGAAGTTCGGACGAAACAGGAATTGATTGAGATTGCGCAAGAGGCGCAGACGATTATTCAGGGGAAATTTTATATTCAGCTAACCATAGGAATCAGTGATATCCATCCACTTTTGACCGGAATACCACAAGGATTTGACGAGGCGCTGGAGGCGCTTGAATATAAATTCGTCATTGGACCGAGCCAGATTATACCTTTTGATCGGATCAAACGACCGAAGAATGAGCTGTATTATCCGTTGGATATGGAGCGGCAGTTGATCAATCATATTAGAACGGGACAATACGAGGAGGCCATGGAGGCCGTCAGCGAACTGATCGTAACCAATGTGTCTGATGGCACGCTATCGCTGCAGCTCGGCAAGCTTCTCATGTTTGAACTGATCGGCACGATCTTGAAGGCTATCGAGCATCTGGATCAGGGACCTAATGAACTGGCGGTAGAGAAGCATGAACTCATTAAACAATTGACCCAGTGCGAATCCTTCGTGGAAATTGAAGATGAAATTTATAAGTTTTTGAAAACCGTTTGTGACTACGTCGATTCCAAGAAGAAAAGTCACAACACGAATCTGAAAGATCAAGTGCTGAGCTATATTGATGAGCATTTGGCGGATATGGATTTGAGCCTGACCTCACTGTCTTTGAAGTTTGAAGTCAATGCGCCTTATTTATCACGCTTCATCAAAGAGCAATCTGGTGAAACGTTTATTGATTATGTCAATAAACAGCGTGTCCAGCTGGCTAAGCAGTTGATGTCGGAGACCGATGATACGATTACGGATATTACGCAAAAGGTTGGCTTTTCGAACAGTAACACCTTCATTAGGGTGTTTAAACGCTATGAGGGGATTACACCAGGGCAGTTTAGGAAAGGCGAATAG
- a CDS encoding copper amine oxidase N-terminal domain-containing protein, giving the protein MKWKLNIVVSLAVLGTLLSSAAYAEPKHDKGSNQSSSSTSTSTSTSTSTNDQADGKLKEKKEKKEKKVSGEKETVTSSTYGSHGHKGYKGLQNAYENVKDRPAGAIISKLLEKYNLQLNDTADIGSILADSVIEAENNGDLDIAAEIQTEVIKSDSTNLTVYKKLGALNSKRGKLGVKAYVNGLEPNFEVPPMIKDGNTLVPFRAIAEALQATVTWNPEDNSVTVVKDGVTVKLVIGVRKAFVNGQAVDLEVAGEVYNGSTMVPARFISEALKADVQWEPESQSVVINEVEEQTPDIDASQE; this is encoded by the coding sequence ATGAAATGGAAACTTAACATTGTGGTTTCGTTAGCAGTTCTGGGTACTTTATTAAGTTCTGCGGCATATGCAGAGCCTAAGCATGATAAAGGTTCGAATCAATCTAGTTCGAGTACAAGTACAAGTACAAGTACAAGTACAAGTACTAACGATCAAGCGGATGGGAAGCTGAAGGAGAAAAAGGAAAAGAAGGAAAAGAAGGTTTCCGGAGAAAAAGAAACGGTGACTTCATCTACCTACGGTTCTCATGGACATAAGGGGTATAAAGGTTTACAGAACGCGTACGAAAATGTCAAAGACCGTCCTGCCGGTGCCATCATTTCCAAATTGTTGGAAAAGTATAATTTGCAGTTAAATGATACGGCAGATATTGGTTCAATTCTCGCGGACTCGGTTATTGAAGCTGAGAATAACGGGGATTTGGACATAGCTGCAGAGATTCAAACAGAAGTGATTAAATCAGATTCAACGAACCTGACTGTATACAAAAAGCTTGGAGCACTGAATAGCAAGAGAGGCAAGCTTGGTGTCAAAGCTTACGTTAATGGCCTTGAACCTAACTTTGAAGTCCCGCCAATGATTAAAGATGGGAACACGTTAGTTCCTTTCCGAGCGATTGCTGAAGCCTTGCAGGCTACCGTTACTTGGAATCCAGAAGATAACTCGGTTACCGTAGTGAAAGATGGTGTCACAGTGAAGCTTGTAATAGGTGTTCGTAAAGCCTTTGTGAATGGACAAGCCGTTGATCTAGAAGTGGCCGGAGAAGTCTATAATGGGTCCACGATGGTGCCAGCTCGCTTCATTAGTGAAGCGCTGAAAGCCGATGTGCAGTGGGAACCAGAATCACAAAGCGTCGTGATTAACGAGGTTGAAGAACAAACACCGGACATAGACGCATCACAGGAGTAA